In Segatella copri, the DNA window GGGGCTATTCCTATGTAACAGGCATATTTGCGAGGATTGCTGATTGCAGTGAAATTTTCCGTCAATACAATGGTTTCCAACGCTATGATGCGACCAATGCCAGGAATGGAGGTCAGCAGATTGTAATTCTTTCTGATGCTTGTATCTTCATTCATGTAGCTGTCAATCTCTTTGTCTATTGCTTTCTGGTTTTCCTGCATGTTCTTCAGCAGGAGTTTCTTGCGTTCAACGGATAAGTCTGTATCGTATGCGCAGATATCATGAAGCTGCTGCTTATAGAGAGTTGACTGCTTGGTGTTCTGCTTACGCTCTGCCAGCAATCTCTTCAACTTGAAATAGACAGGTGAAGGAAGTTTGGAGGGATTGCGAAGAATCTTCTTGTGGTTCTGCTCACAATAGATTGCTATTCTGAAAGCATCCAGTTCATCAGTCTTGATACGGTCTAGAGAGCGCTGGTCATCATCCAAGTCTGGCTCGAAGCGATGCATTTTGCGAGGTTCCACCATACCATAGATATATTCTTTGGATTCCAGCCATAATCTGAAGTTTTGGTTATAGAGTCCAGTATATTCCATACAGAACAAAAAGGTATCGAAGTCTTTTCCTACCTTTGCGACCCAGGAGCCAATCTTTTTGAACCCAGCATCATCATTGCTCACCTTAATATGAGCATTCTTCCAGTCGATGGTTTCACCATCATAATAAGCAAGGTCGAGAGTCTTCTTGGAGACATCTACGCCAAAGTAAAGTTCCTTATCCATATTATTGACATTTTAGCATTAAATGGAAACAAGAAAACATTTGGTTTGGCGAAGGACTGAATCAAAAAATAGTGATATTCTAGCGTGACATACAGTTCACCTTAACACCCGTTAACCAATTCGTTTAAACTTGTTTCCAGGTGCAAAGGTAAAAGAGGAAGTGCGTACCCAAATGCCAACATTCAAACTGATTCTTGCTTTGACGGAGAAGTATCATGCGCTGGTTATGAATCCGCCTTATATGGGAGCAGGACATATGGACGAAGTACTATTGTCATACGCTAAAGCAAACTATCAAAATACATCTAATGATCTTGGAGCAGTTTTTATGGAGGTTGCTTTTGAAGCAATTAAGGAAAATGGAAAATTTGGAATGATAAATCAGGCTGCATGGTTTTTCAAACCAACATATAAAGCTTACCGTATTGATATTATTAGTTCAGATTCATACAATCTAGAAAGCGCATTATATCTTGGTCCAAATACCTTTCCAGAGCTAAAAGGGGAAGTAGTACAGTCTGTAACTTTCATTGCTTCTAAAAGTAATAAGCAGTCTACTATTTTCTATCATTTGAAAAATGGGGCGACAAGTGAAATAAAATGCAATATGTTTATTCATAAAGATTGCAGAATTTTCATAGAGAAGTTAAACGAATTTTCTAATTTTAATGGTTGCCAATTTGGATTTTGGATAGATTCTAATGTACAGAAGACTTTTAAAGAATCCCCAATTTCTAAATTTGGAGATGCAAAACAAGGCCTAAAAACAGGAGACAATACATATTTTATAAAAACATGGTTTGAGGTATCTAAGTTAAAATTAAACGCCAAATGGTTTCCTGTAGAAACAGGTGGAAACTTTAGAAAATGGTATGGCAATGGAATTAATGTATTGAATTGGGAAAATGACGGAGAAGAATTGAAAAATTTCAAAGATGGAAATGGCAAATTACGTTCTCGTCCACAAGGATTACAATATTCATTTAAAGATGGCATAACTTGGTCTACTTCCGCAGGTGACAAACCTTCTTTTAGATATTCAGACAGAAGATTTCTTTTTGAAAGTTCTGGTTCGAAATTCTTTTTAAAAGATACAGAGAACAATCTTGATGTCTTTTGTGCATATTTTAACTCGTATGTTGTTAAGAGTTTTATCAATATGTTATCTCCTGGACTAGGTGTTTCTGAAGGTGCTATTAAATCTTTACCATTTATAGACGACAAAAATATTCATACATATAAGGCTCACCAAAACATCGCCATCAGCAAATCCGACTGGGACGCCCACGAAACCTCTTGGGATTTCCAACGCAACGAGCTCTTATCCATCGATACCTCCACCTACATGGAGAACATCGATTATAAGATGGAGAAGCATTTCGAGGAGACGGGCGAACATATCAGCATCTCCCCTGCTGCCCCACAGTTAGGCAGTCTGGAATGGCGCATGGAGCAATACAAGACGAAGTGGGAGCGCAAGTTTATGCAGCTACATAAGAACGAGGAAGAGCTCAACCGCCAGTTCATCGACATCTATGGCCTGCAAGATGAGTTGACTCCTAACGTTCCACTGAAGGAAATCACTATCCTTCAGCAGGGAGAGATTGATGTAACAGATAATGGTATTACCTGGAACGAGGATGCAATGACCAAGCAGCTCATCAGCTATGCTGTGGGCTGCATGCTCGGACGTTATCGTCTCGACAAGCCGGGACTCCACATCGCCCACCCTAACCCAACCGATGAGGAGATTGCCCCTTACGAATACAAGGGTGAACAGTGGGAAATAGACGACGACGGCATCATGCCGCTCATGCCAAACGACTGTGGCTTCTCTGACAACGCCTCATCCCGCTTTGCCGACTTCATCCGTGTGGCTTTGGGCAACGAGGAGCATGTGGAGAACCTGAACTACGTGGAGAGGTGCCTGGGCAAGCCGCTGGAGCAATATTTCGTAAAGGACTTCTGGAAAGATCACAAGAAGATGTATCAGAACCGCCCTATCTACTGGCTTTTCTCATCCAAGAAGGGCGCCTTCCAGGTCATTGCCTACATGCATCGCATGAATGCCTACACCGCAGAACGAGTGCGCTCGAAGTATCTCCTCCCTTACATCGAACACCTGGAGGCTGAAATCGACAAGCTCGATGCCCGCCGTGCCGAACTCTCCACCAAGGAGACCAAGCAGCTGCAGATCCTTCAGAAGCAACTCGACGAGTGCCGTGAGTATCATGAGCGCCTACAGGTAGTTGCCGAGCAAGCCATCAGCTTCGACCTTGATGACGGTGTTGTTGTCAACTACGCCAAGTTCGGTAATATATTACAGAAAATTAAATAGACAGAAAATTAGTAATGGACAATCAGCAAATTGCAAATTTATTAAATATCCAAAGAGCAAGTCGTGAAAATCGATTGGTAATCTTTGTTGGTGCTGGAGTTTCTATGAACTCCAGCGTTCCTTCATGGAATCAACTGACCAATAGAATGAAGGCTGAGTTACCAAATGAGTTCTCGGAAGAAACTGACGCACTTAAAATTGCTCAGATTTATAAAGATTCCCGCGGACATAAGGAGTATATGGATAAAGTGAAAGATATTTTACTTTATAACAAAGCTGTACCAAATCCATTACATAAAAGTATATTAGCACTGAATCCATGTCATATAATTACAACAAACTATGACGACTTGATAGAGCAAGAACTTTCCAAGGATTTTTTACAGTATCATATAATACGAGAGGATAAGGACATACCACAAATGACATATCCTAATACTCTTGTAAAGATGCATGGGGATTATGTTACAGATAACATAGTACTCACAGAAGATGATTACTATAATTATAAGGAAAATTTTCCATTAACAAGGGCGTTTGTACAATCTTTGTTTGCAAGTAAATTGATATTATTTGTAGGTTTCTCTTTTGCAGATTTAAATCTTAAGTTTATTCTTAATGAACTTAAAAATATTCTTTCAGATAAAATGCAAAGACCATACCTGCTATCGTGTGATGAGCCAAGCTATGCGACAAAACTTTATTTTGTAAAGAAAGGTGTTAATATAGTTTATATTTCTGAAGCTGATGTTGATTTGCTTAATGATGGAAAATACCAAAGCAAAGATTTAAGCGGAATAGGATTGCATACAGACAAACTTTTGTATGCAATCAAAAACTATAGTGCCATACCACAAGATAATTTGGCTTTATATCTCTATAATCGTATTGTACCATATATGAGTGAAATGCGCTCTTTTGGGGATGGGCTTCAATACTTTTTCCCGAAAATGAAATTACACAGGAAGGCTCATTCTTCTGGTCTGCGAACATTTACTGAATATTTTAAGCAACTTGCAAAGGATTTAGCAACAAATGAAGCTAAAAGAAAATTTCTTAGAGAAAATCCCGCAATCAATTTGCGAACTCTTATGAAATTAGCGTATTATAACTATCTATTTGAAATAGATGGGCTTACCATTCTTGATGCAAAATTAATAGAGAATATAAAAGAATTCAAAGCCTCAACTCTTGATTATATCCATCAATTTGATTCTGCAAAAGTCAATCAGATTGTTAAAAAATTAAGAGTTAGACGGATTACTTACACTATAGAAGATTTAGAACTACCATACATATTATATACTCTTGGTGATGCTTATAGCGCCTATAAATTTTATGGTGATTTGCTTACAGAATACTGGAATAAAAAGAAATACATCTTATATTTCATTTGCAGACATAATATGTGGGCAATTCGCTATTGTGTGTGTAACCAATTATGGCATAATGATAAGTATGATGAAGGTAAGGAAATAGAGTTGGCATCAAGCACAAATCTTGACACTATATTAGCTAAACTGCCTATAGAGTCTGAGGTTAAAATGATACTTCAAGATATGATTTCTTATAGGTCAATAGGAGACCGTACTCTTCATACAGTACATCTAAAAGAAGAAATTTATCAACAAAGAAAAAATGCAGAGAATGGTGGAGGTTCTATAAATAGCTTCATTCCAAATCTGATGTCTCAATTTTATAGGGAATCTTTGTTCTCATGGGCAAATTTCATTATATGGGACAATAACGCATATTTTAAGCAACTTAGTGAAAACAATGCTCTAGGCATATTGAATAGTTTCGCCACACCTTCTTCATCTATGTTTGGAGGGTATGGGCAAAATACCCGTATATGTGCACTTGATGCTTTTATGCTGGAATCATTAATATTTAGCATAGATCATAAAAGGTTAAGAGAAATTATAAAGGGCTATGATATAAAAACGTTGTCATTTAGTCAAAAAGGCGTGAATTATATTACTTCATGTCTTGATGGTTTATTAGAGAAAACAGAAAATATGTTTGTTGACGAAAAGTTGTTTTTCGCTCCGCTGAACAACCTTTTGTTAATAATAAGTAAAGCTAAAGACGAACGAATTGATTCTGTAAAAATATACGATGTAGTAGTTAAATATTTGAACAATCAGTATTATAATAGACAATTTGAAAGCGACATTCTTATGCAAATTATTTGCAATTATGCCCCTAATGTTCATAGAAAAAAGGAGTTAATTATCAAGCTTCTTGATTTCACAGATAGCTACCAACAGTATCTAAATTGCATTATCTTTTTGTCTAAAGAACTATATGATGAGCATCAAATAATAGATAGCTTTAGCTCCAATCATTTTGCAAACAAGGAAAATATTGGCACAGAGATGAGCTACTTATACCCTATTTTACAAGGTGAGATACAAGAAAAAGTTTTAAATTTTTCTTTAGAAAAAATAAACAACTTGTATGACTACATATATTTCATCAACAAGAATAACATTAAAACCTACTCTGTAGGGAAATTTAGAGAATTACTGGAGCTAATGAAATTCTCTGCAATTACTTATAGTACATACTATATTCTTGCTGAGTTACGAAAAAAAGACATATTTCAGGAGCTTCATCAATATATAGATGAGTCCACACTATTAGATAAGGAATGCATAAGATTCTTTTTAGCACCCTTTGAGTATGATAATGAGAAAAATGTAGAAGTCCCCTGGATTCTATCTTTTGATGAAGACAACCGTCAAATGTTGTTTAAAAAGGAAGTATACAAGAACAAACTGAAACAGTATATTTGTGACCCACTGGTTCAAGAGGGCGAGAAACTACAATTATTGAAGTATTTATAAAGTTATGGTACAAGATAGAATATACAATTATTTTGAGCGCAATCCACAACTTCATGTGCTCTTCATCTTTGACAAGATGAACATCATCCAAAACGAACTGGATGAGATGAAGCTATGGAATGACGATTATATATATAAGGTGTTTGATGGTGCGTGGTTCAATGCCAAGTATGCCATCGAGAACGATTGGAAGGACAAACATGTAGTTCTGCTCTTCCCTGAACAGGTATATCCTCATACAGAGGAACAGCAGCTTAGTTTTCCCCTACTCGATATGCTGAAAGCCAACATGGAATATAAGGAAGAGGACTATGCCAGCTTCATGCAGCAGTATAATCTTCCAGAAAAATTCCGTAGTTTCGTGAAGAAGAACATTGGCGAAATCATGTCGTCTAAGGTAAGCAACATCCTTAATGGACATATCGACAGTACATCGTTCAGCGAGGATATGGTTTGCCGTGCCTTCATTTCCAATTATCTTGGCGATAAGAAACTGCAGGAATGGGAACAGCTCATTATCAAGATGATTATTCTGGATGGAATAGCAGAAGAGAAGAAGCGTACTGATTTCTGGTATAAGCTCAGCAAGAATTTTGATGCTTCAAAGGCTTTATCGGAAAAGTTGGATAAGCTCTTCGGTTTGACACCTAACTTTAACGCTGCCATCAAGATGAAAAACGTGGCTGAGAGTTTGAAGTACAATAGCATCACTCAGCTTTTAGACGCAGTACCTGGAGACACCTATAAGCAGTACAAGATCAGCAATTCTGTAGTGCTTGACCAGGTGAACAAAATCTATGAGCTGGGTACACACGACCGCCAACTATCAGAGAAGTTTGCCCAGGCAATGAGTATTTTGGCAACAGACATTAAGGAAGAGGAAATCATCAATATCTATGGTATTGATGCCAACTACTACTATCTTACAGAGTCGCTCTGCTGGCCAATACTCAAAGAGATTGTAGAAGAAAAGCTGATGGCAGACCCAGAGCAGGTAAATGACCGCATGCGTGAGTTGTCTTTGAAGCTTCCTGTAGATAGTGACATTCAGATTGCAATCCGATTCATAGAGCAGTCGGCTTTATACTATGCTCAAGTAAGAGGTCTTGGAACGCTGAAACTCAACAGCACCAAGGAGTATATAGAGAAATATACAGAAGAGTTCTATCTTGTAGATCTCTACTATCGTCGTACACTTGAAGCTTACCACGAGCTGATTACAAAGGAGAATCCTATCGAACAGACATTAAGTGATGCCAAGCGTCAGTTGGATTTGGAATATGCCAAGATTACTAATGTACTAAACCTCGAATGGCTGACATGCGTCGGGGAAAAGGGTGCCTGGTTTACTGAAACCGGATTAAAGCGTCAAGAGGATTTCTACAAGAACGAGTCAGATACCAGTGTTAAGCAGGTTGTCATCGTATGTGATGCGCTTAGATATGAGGTAGCAAAGGAACTGATGCAGGAATTGGCCAAAGAGAAGCATATTGCAACAATAGATGCATACCAGGCAATGCTCCCTACGGAAACCAAGTATTGCAAGCCTGCCCTCCTCCCTCATCACTTGCTGGAGTTGAATGGCACAGACATGATGGTGGATGGAACATTGCTGACGACTACAGAACAGAGGACTGCACATTTGGGAAAATATCGGGAAGGAGCCATCTGTACACGCTATGAAGACGTGATGAATAGCGACGCACAATCCATGCGTGAACTCTTCAAACGTTCA includes these proteins:
- a CDS encoding IS110 family transposase, translating into MDKELYFGVDVSKKTLDLAYYDGETIDWKNAHIKVSNDDAGFKKIGSWVAKVGKDFDTFLFCMEYTGLYNQNFRLWLESKEYIYGMVEPRKMHRFEPDLDDDQRSLDRIKTDELDAFRIAIYCEQNHKKILRNPSKLPSPVYFKLKRLLAERKQNTKQSTLYKQQLHDICAYDTDLSVERKKLLLKNMQENQKAIDKEIDSYMNEDTSIRKNYNLLTSIPGIGRIIALETIVLTENFTAISNPRKYACYIGIAPFKKESGTSVRKKTGVSKKGFSEAKADLSIAVLSAIRNNPSIRDYWIRKRKEKCGGIVLNAVKFKLVLRMFAVIKRGTPYVETDAYKN
- the pglX gene encoding BREX-1 system adenine-specific DNA-methyltransferase PglX; this translates as MPTFKLILALTEKYHALVMNPPYMGAGHMDEVLLSYAKANYQNTSNDLGAVFMEVAFEAIKENGKFGMINQAAWFFKPTYKAYRIDIISSDSYNLESALYLGPNTFPELKGEVVQSVTFIASKSNKQSTIFYHLKNGATSEIKCNMFIHKDCRIFIEKLNEFSNFNGCQFGFWIDSNVQKTFKESPISKFGDAKQGLKTGDNTYFIKTWFEVSKLKLNAKWFPVETGGNFRKWYGNGINVLNWENDGEELKNFKDGNGKLRSRPQGLQYSFKDGITWSTSAGDKPSFRYSDRRFLFESSGSKFFLKDTENNLDVFCAYFNSYVVKSFINMLSPGLGVSEGAIKSLPFIDDKNIHTYKAHQNIAISKSDWDAHETSWDFQRNELLSIDTSTYMENIDYKMEKHFEETGEHISISPAAPQLGSLEWRMEQYKTKWERKFMQLHKNEEELNRQFIDIYGLQDELTPNVPLKEITILQQGEIDVTDNGITWNEDAMTKQLISYAVGCMLGRYRLDKPGLHIAHPNPTDEEIAPYEYKGEQWEIDDDGIMPLMPNDCGFSDNASSRFADFIRVALGNEEHVENLNYVERCLGKPLEQYFVKDFWKDHKKMYQNRPIYWLFSSKKGAFQVIAYMHRMNAYTAERVRSKYLLPYIEHLEAEIDKLDARRAELSTKETKQLQILQKQLDECREYHERLQVVAEQAISFDLDDGVVVNYAKFGNILQKIK
- a CDS encoding SIR2 family protein, with amino-acid sequence MDNQQIANLLNIQRASRENRLVIFVGAGVSMNSSVPSWNQLTNRMKAELPNEFSEETDALKIAQIYKDSRGHKEYMDKVKDILLYNKAVPNPLHKSILALNPCHIITTNYDDLIEQELSKDFLQYHIIREDKDIPQMTYPNTLVKMHGDYVTDNIVLTEDDYYNYKENFPLTRAFVQSLFASKLILFVGFSFADLNLKFILNELKNILSDKMQRPYLLSCDEPSYATKLYFVKKGVNIVYISEADVDLLNDGKYQSKDLSGIGLHTDKLLYAIKNYSAIPQDNLALYLYNRIVPYMSEMRSFGDGLQYFFPKMKLHRKAHSSGLRTFTEYFKQLAKDLATNEAKRKFLRENPAINLRTLMKLAYYNYLFEIDGLTILDAKLIENIKEFKASTLDYIHQFDSAKVNQIVKKLRVRRITYTIEDLELPYILYTLGDAYSAYKFYGDLLTEYWNKKKYILYFICRHNMWAIRYCVCNQLWHNDKYDEGKEIELASSTNLDTILAKLPIESEVKMILQDMISYRSIGDRTLHTVHLKEEIYQQRKNAENGGGSINSFIPNLMSQFYRESLFSWANFIIWDNNAYFKQLSENNALGILNSFATPSSSMFGGYGQNTRICALDAFMLESLIFSIDHKRLREIIKGYDIKTLSFSQKGVNYITSCLDGLLEKTENMFVDEKLFFAPLNNLLLIISKAKDERIDSVKIYDVVVKYLNNQYYNRQFESDILMQIICNYAPNVHRKKELIIKLLDFTDSYQQYLNCIIFLSKELYDEHQIIDSFSSNHFANKENIGTEMSYLYPILQGEIQEKVLNFSLEKINNLYDYIYFINKNNIKTYSVGKFRELLELMKFSAITYSTYYILAELRKKDIFQELHQYIDESTLLDKECIRFFLAPFEYDNEKNVEVPWILSFDEDNRQMLFKKEVYKNKLKQYICDPLVQEGEKLQLLKYL
- the pglZ gene encoding BREX-1 system phosphatase PglZ type A → MVQDRIYNYFERNPQLHVLFIFDKMNIIQNELDEMKLWNDDYIYKVFDGAWFNAKYAIENDWKDKHVVLLFPEQVYPHTEEQQLSFPLLDMLKANMEYKEEDYASFMQQYNLPEKFRSFVKKNIGEIMSSKVSNILNGHIDSTSFSEDMVCRAFISNYLGDKKLQEWEQLIIKMIILDGIAEEKKRTDFWYKLSKNFDASKALSEKLDKLFGLTPNFNAAIKMKNVAESLKYNSITQLLDAVPGDTYKQYKISNSVVLDQVNKIYELGTHDRQLSEKFAQAMSILATDIKEEEIINIYGIDANYYYLTESLCWPILKEIVEEKLMADPEQVNDRMRELSLKLPVDSDIQIAIRFIEQSALYYAQVRGLGTLKLNSTKEYIEKYTEEFYLVDLYYRRTLEAYHELITKENPIEQTLSDAKRQLDLEYAKITNVLNLEWLTCVGEKGAWFTETGLKRQEDFYKNESDTSVKQVVIVCDALRYEVAKELMQELAKEKHIATIDAYQAMLPTETKYCKPALLPHHLLELNGTDMMVDGTLLTTTEQRTAHLGKYREGAICTRYEDVMNSDAQSMRELFKRSLVYIFYDTIDEAGHSQSPFEVISACRKAIEQLTVLVKRLHATWNVTNVLLTADHGFLYNDMKFEDKDKHSITDSAIEKKTRYYLTDSNDTFEEIVKFPLDKVSSIKSTTPLQVAVPIGTNRLAAPGGYNFAHGGASLQEMIIPIIKSVRKKTNKTEKVGVALMSHNLNMVSSRLKFQMIQSEAVSMTVMERKVVCCIYNGDDPVTQEKEVTLNSTDATNLNNRVFEVTLNLNKSVNASMLQLRIYDVDDKLNPLVRETVKNNTMIEQDF